One genomic segment of Mytilus trossulus isolate FHL-02 chromosome 4, PNRI_Mtr1.1.1.hap1, whole genome shotgun sequence includes these proteins:
- the LOC134716102 gene encoding H/ACA ribonucleoprotein complex subunit 2-like protein: MGKSSKEKRRSEVEDEAGDGGDSKEIWQEKIKYQSSISQPLAPRKLTKRIYKAVKKASKQKQLRKGVREVQKFIRKGEKGIVILAGDVSPVDVICHMPLVCEEEGLPYCYTPSKEDLGTACGSKRQTCMVMIKPNDEYRQLYDECYEQVKELPLPIG; the protein is encoded by the exons ATGGGAAAATCAAGCAAAGAAAAGCGAAGATCTGAGGTAGAGGACGAAGCAGGGGATGGAGGTGACAGTAAAGAAATATGGCAAGAGAAAATCAAGTACCAGAGTTCTATTTCCCAGCCGTTAGCGCCAAGGAAATTGACCAAAAGAATTTACAAAGCTGTAAAGAAAG cttCAAAACAGAAACAATTAAGAAAAGGTGTGAGAGAAGTGCAAAAATTTATTAGAAAAGGAGAAAAGGG GATTGTAATATTAGCTGGTGATGTAAGCCCAGTTGATGTTATATGTCACATGCCTTTGGTTTGTGAAGAGGAGGGACTACCATACTGTTACACACCATCAAAAGAG gatttagGAACAGCATGTGGTTCAAAGAGACAGACTTGTATGGTGATGATTAAACCAAATGATGAGTATCGACAATTGTATGATGAATGTTATGAACAAGTGAAAGAACTCCCACTTCCCATTGGATGA